In Thermostichus vulcanus str. 'Rupite', a genomic segment contains:
- the surE gene encoding 5'/3'-nucleotidase SurE, protein MNILISNDDGIQAAGVRCLATTLAQVGGHRITVVCPDRERSATGHALTLHKPLRADPVLEGFPPEVRAWACSGTPSDCVKLGLDGLLDQPPDWVISGINHGSNLGTDVLYSGTVSAAMEGLLEGIPSLAVSLASFTHQDFQPAAQVVLTLLEKLSLKPLSEPMLLNVNVPAVPASEIRGMVLAPLGWRKYTDIYEKRVDPRGKTYYWLAGEVVEEGVDPRSDVQAVQERYVSITPLQPDLTARAAFDSLQQWGLSSFGT, encoded by the coding sequence ATGAACATTTTGATCAGCAACGATGATGGCATCCAGGCGGCAGGGGTGCGCTGCTTGGCCACGACTCTGGCCCAGGTGGGTGGTCACCGGATCACCGTGGTCTGTCCGGATCGAGAGCGTTCTGCTACCGGTCATGCTCTGACCTTACACAAACCCCTACGGGCGGATCCGGTTCTGGAGGGATTTCCCCCGGAAGTACGGGCTTGGGCCTGTTCCGGTACACCCTCCGATTGTGTCAAGTTGGGCTTGGATGGGCTGTTGGATCAGCCGCCCGATTGGGTGATCTCCGGCATCAACCACGGATCCAATCTCGGTACGGATGTGCTCTATTCCGGCACGGTCTCGGCAGCCATGGAAGGGCTCTTGGAAGGGATCCCCAGTTTGGCGGTGAGTCTGGCTAGCTTTACCCATCAAGACTTTCAACCGGCAGCCCAAGTGGTCCTGACTTTGCTGGAGAAACTGAGCCTGAAGCCTTTGTCTGAGCCGATGTTGTTGAATGTGAATGTTCCAGCAGTACCCGCCTCAGAGATTCGCGGTATGGTCTTAGCGCCGTTGGGCTGGCGCAAGTATACCGATATCTACGAGAAGCGGGTGGATCCGCGCGGCAAAACCTACTACTGGTTGGCGGGGGAAGTGGTGGAAGAGGGGGTGGATCCTCGGTCGGATGTACAAGCGGTGCAAGAACGCTATGTCTCCATTACGCCCCTACAACCCGATCTGACCGCCCGTGCCGCCTTCGACAGCTTGCAGCAGTGGGGCCTCTCCAGCTTCGGCACCTGA
- a CDS encoding Crp/Fnr family transcriptional regulator translates to MSLIAMASATEAQEWRELCQWADEHYRCRTFPKDVRIPTRPGLVYITQEGVVRLVSQTPERREVFVGFITAGLPFELSNQERFELKACTHAERTTVMWFYWQDLEQWPYLHQKVQENFRQQLQRKLLWLGNLGQRRAIDRLKGFLTLLIDEHGQPCEQGMYLPWTLTHAQIGDAIGATRVTVTRLLGSLRSKGFVQVLDQNLICIPNGVKLQPAPKKVANA, encoded by the coding sequence ATGTCACTCATTGCTATGGCGTCGGCAACAGAGGCTCAGGAATGGCGCGAGCTCTGCCAGTGGGCCGACGAACACTACCGTTGTCGCACTTTCCCGAAAGATGTGCGTATCCCCACCCGACCCGGCTTGGTGTACATCACCCAGGAGGGTGTCGTGCGATTGGTCAGCCAAACTCCGGAGCGGCGGGAAGTTTTTGTTGGGTTCATCACGGCAGGCCTGCCCTTTGAGCTGAGCAACCAGGAGCGCTTTGAGCTCAAAGCTTGCACCCATGCCGAGCGCACAACGGTGATGTGGTTCTACTGGCAAGACCTAGAGCAGTGGCCCTACCTGCACCAAAAGGTGCAAGAAAATTTCCGCCAGCAACTGCAACGGAAGCTGCTCTGGCTGGGTAACCTCGGTCAACGGCGTGCCATTGACCGCTTGAAGGGCTTCTTGACCCTGTTGATCGATGAGCATGGTCAACCCTGTGAGCAAGGGATGTATCTCCCGTGGACGCTCACCCACGCCCAAATTGGGGATGCCATTGGAGCTACCCGGGTGACGGTGACCCGTCTACTGGGATCCCTGCGTTCGAAAGGGTTTGTGCAGGTGCTGGATCAAAACTTAATTTGTATACCCAATGGGGTGAAGCTACAACCTGCCCCGAAGAAAGTGGCCAACGCCTAG
- a CDS encoding alpha/beta fold hydrolase → MGLQLRYRTWGAGIPSLPILMLHGHPGDGDCMTVFAEAVAGLHPCVAPDLRGYGRSQVADPFGMGDHLEDLQRLLDKLGWSECLVLGWSLGGILALELALRLPERVKGLVLVATAACPHSEHPPTDGWDQVNTGIASLINWVWPGWEWNIETFGRRSLYRYLIRQHTPTAYRYLAQSALPAYLRTSHQANQALRAALRQGYNREGELSRLRIPALVMAGEQDCHITLRSSLATAQALPNSTWIAYPNTAHLFPWEIPAQVGQDLRQWLTAQDWGIPATPATPSAATFSAIPPEAES, encoded by the coding sequence ATGGGCTTGCAGTTGCGCTATCGCACTTGGGGGGCTGGGATCCCTTCGCTGCCGATCCTGATGCTGCACGGCCATCCGGGTGATGGCGACTGTATGACGGTGTTTGCGGAGGCGGTGGCGGGGTTGCACCCCTGTGTGGCGCCGGATCTGCGCGGTTATGGGCGTTCACAGGTGGCGGATCCCTTTGGGATGGGTGATCACCTCGAGGACTTGCAGCGGCTTCTGGATAAGCTGGGCTGGTCGGAGTGCCTGGTCTTGGGCTGGTCTCTGGGGGGGATCCTGGCCCTAGAGTTGGCCCTCCGCTTGCCGGAACGGGTGAAGGGTTTGGTTTTGGTGGCCACCGCCGCCTGTCCCCACAGCGAGCATCCCCCCACCGATGGGTGGGATCAGGTGAATACGGGCATCGCCTCTTTGATCAACTGGGTTTGGCCCGGTTGGGAGTGGAACATCGAGACCTTTGGCCGCCGCTCCCTCTACCGTTACCTGATTCGGCAACATACCCCCACGGCCTATCGGTATTTAGCTCAGTCGGCTCTACCTGCCTATTTACGCACCTCCCACCAGGCGAACCAGGCTTTACGCGCCGCCCTCCGACAGGGGTATAACCGCGAAGGGGAACTGTCCCGGTTGCGGATCCCTGCTTTGGTCATGGCTGGTGAGCAGGATTGTCACATCACCCTGAGAAGTAGCCTTGCCACTGCTCAAGCCTTACCCAACAGCACCTGGATTGCCTACCCCAATACCGCCCATCTTTTCCCCTGGGAGATCCCTGCTCAAGTGGGGCAGGATTTGCGCCAGTGGTTAACAGCTCAGGATTGGGGGATCCCTGCAACACCTGCAACACCTTCAGCCGCAACCTTTTCAGCCATACCTCCAGAAGCAGAATCCTGA
- a CDS encoding Ycf51 family protein, with product MDTLETFFASAAQVGLGLAGLLAALTLLAWIRNWPLKFSLVGYTAFTLVLTAGCFALSLGPIFRSRIPGAIHYTTVYDQGADRAVIAVSPDITPDQLIPTLRQAASDLGSSGRFSTGTSLFTLEARTVIHPEPGVSVPLRLGTLQQPLGMRLRTDEELSLQQIQLEEDAFAQLRSFRQGQDSASGGMAEKVAAEGVAGVAGIPQS from the coding sequence ATGGATACTTTAGAAACTTTTTTTGCCTCTGCTGCACAAGTGGGGCTGGGTCTGGCGGGTTTGCTGGCTGCGCTAACCTTGCTGGCCTGGATCCGCAATTGGCCCTTGAAGTTTTCGCTGGTGGGGTATACAGCCTTCACACTGGTGTTGACGGCTGGGTGCTTTGCCCTGAGCTTGGGGCCAATTTTTCGCTCACGGATCCCAGGGGCCATTCACTACACCACTGTCTATGACCAGGGGGCGGATCGAGCAGTCATCGCCGTCAGTCCTGATATCACTCCAGACCAGCTGATCCCAACCCTGAGGCAGGCTGCCAGCGACTTGGGATCCTCCGGGCGCTTTTCCACCGGCACCTCCCTATTTACCCTAGAGGCTCGCACTGTAATTCACCCGGAACCAGGGGTTTCCGTACCGTTGCGCTTGGGCACCCTGCAACAGCCCTTGGGGATGCGTCTACGCACAGATGAAGAACTGAGCCTGCAGCAGATCCAGCTCGAAGAAGATGCCTTTGCTCAGTTACGCTCCTTCCGTCAGGGTCAGGATTCTGCTTCTGGAGGTATGGCTGAAAAGGTTGCGGCTGAAGGTGTTGCAGGTGTTGCAGGGATCCCCCAATCCTGA
- a CDS encoding cupin domain-containing protein, producing MFSWLSLVLPLPLLNLLLKQRLSQQVQATPLPSSFFSIRAADLKWQKTPIPGIRIAKLYENPQTREVVGLLEADAGAVYPHHQHVLGEEIYMLEGDLVIEDQVFLAGDFIRYGPGSAHRAHTQGGCRFHFRTSMDDSFLESLPFSPFNAWAGILTCNLGRT from the coding sequence ATGTTCAGCTGGCTGAGTCTGGTACTGCCTCTGCCGCTCCTCAACCTGCTTTTGAAACAACGCCTATCCCAGCAAGTTCAAGCCACACCCCTTCCCAGCAGCTTCTTCTCGATTCGAGCTGCAGACCTGAAGTGGCAGAAAACCCCCATACCCGGGATCCGCATTGCCAAGCTTTACGAAAACCCGCAAACTCGGGAGGTGGTTGGGCTGTTGGAGGCCGATGCTGGGGCGGTGTATCCGCACCACCAACATGTCTTGGGGGAAGAGATCTACATGCTCGAAGGGGATCTGGTGATTGAAGACCAGGTCTTTTTGGCGGGAGACTTCATCCGTTACGGCCCTGGCTCAGCCCATCGTGCCCACACACAGGGAGGGTGCCGGTTCCATTTTCGCACCTCCATGGATGATTCATTTCTGGAGTCACTTCCTTTCTCCCCCTTCAATGCTTGGGCCGGGATCCTGACCTGTAATCTAGGGCGAACGTGA
- the crtE gene encoding geranylgeranyl diphosphate synthase CrtE → MVAQTFNLKTYLNQRQQQVEEALSAALAPAYPERIYEAMRYSVLAGGKRLRPILCLAACELAGGSIEQALPTACALEMIHTMSLIHDDLPAMDNDDFRRGKPTNHKVFGEDIAILAGDALLAFAFEHIARQTQGVPPQLVLQVIARIGHAVAATGLVGGQVVDLESEGKAISLETLEYIHTHKTGALLEISVVSGGILAGGDEQLLARLSRYAQDIGLAFQIIDDILDITATSEQLGKTAGKDQAVAKATYPSLWGLEASRQKAEALIRSAKEQLHPYGSQAEPLLALADFITRRQH, encoded by the coding sequence TTGGTTGCCCAGACCTTCAACCTGAAAACCTACCTGAACCAGCGTCAGCAACAGGTGGAGGAAGCCCTATCGGCAGCCCTAGCTCCTGCTTACCCGGAGCGCATCTACGAGGCGATGCGCTATAGCGTTCTGGCGGGGGGGAAACGGCTACGCCCGATCCTCTGTTTGGCGGCCTGTGAACTGGCGGGGGGATCCATTGAACAGGCCCTGCCCACCGCCTGCGCCCTAGAGATGATCCACACCATGTCGCTGATCCATGACGATCTGCCGGCCATGGACAATGATGATTTCCGCCGCGGCAAACCCACCAACCACAAGGTTTTTGGAGAAGATATCGCCATTCTCGCCGGAGATGCCCTCCTTGCCTTTGCCTTTGAGCACATTGCCCGGCAAACCCAAGGGGTACCACCGCAGTTGGTGTTGCAGGTGATCGCCCGCATTGGCCATGCTGTCGCCGCGACCGGATTGGTGGGCGGCCAAGTAGTGGATCTGGAATCGGAAGGGAAAGCCATCTCTCTAGAAACCTTGGAGTACATCCATACCCACAAAACCGGGGCGTTGCTGGAGATCTCGGTGGTCTCCGGCGGGATCCTGGCAGGTGGAGATGAGCAGTTATTGGCGCGCCTGAGCCGCTATGCCCAAGATATTGGCTTGGCATTCCAGATCATCGACGACATCTTAGATATCACCGCCACCAGCGAGCAACTGGGGAAAACAGCGGGCAAAGACCAAGCGGTTGCCAAAGCCACCTACCCCAGCCTCTGGGGTTTAGAAGCCTCCCGGCAAAAGGCCGAAGCGCTGATCCGCTCCGCCAAAGAACAACTGCACCCCTATGGCTCCCAGGCGGAACCGCTGTTGGCCCTCGCCGATTTCATCACTCGCCGTCAGCATTAG
- a CDS encoding divergent PAP2 family protein — translation MLQQLMANHVLWTALIASLLAQAIKLILTYAQSGKVNLRVLVETGGMPSSHAALVTALAIGVGLQEGWDSLLFAATVVFALVVMYDAAGIRQAAGKQARVLNRLMEEWFEEKGAGSFKEPYLKELLGHTPVQVIAGAALGAACIGLSFMLGAN, via the coding sequence ATGCTGCAACAGTTGATGGCCAATCATGTCCTCTGGACGGCGTTGATCGCCAGTTTGTTGGCCCAGGCCATCAAGCTGATTCTCACCTATGCGCAGTCGGGCAAGGTGAACCTACGGGTGTTGGTGGAAACCGGCGGCATGCCCAGCTCCCATGCGGCGTTGGTCACCGCCTTGGCCATCGGCGTCGGGTTGCAGGAGGGGTGGGATAGCCTGCTGTTTGCCGCTACCGTGGTTTTTGCGCTGGTGGTGATGTACGATGCCGCCGGGATCCGTCAGGCGGCGGGGAAACAGGCACGGGTGTTGAATCGCCTCATGGAAGAATGGTTTGAAGAAAAAGGTGCCGGCAGCTTCAAAGAACCCTATCTGAAGGAATTGCTCGGTCATACCCCTGTCCAGGTGATCGCAGGAGCAGCTTTGGGCGCTGCTTGTATCGGTTTATCCTTCATGCTGGGAGCGAATTGA